One genomic window of Polyangium aurulentum includes the following:
- a CDS encoding LysR family transcriptional regulator: MLDEIEVFVEVVEAGSFAAAARRRGVPKSTLSRAVDRLEDTLKARLLERSSRKLVLTDAGQAFVAQTAPHVAGLRDAAKAVGERSGTPEGTLRITAPGDVGEAFLAELLVRFLARHPLVRVDVDLSSQLRNLVEAGFDVGLRASTRGALDPTLVARRVTSMEAQLFASPAYLARRGTPRTPEELASHECVLFRSEDGRNELTLDGPDGTSSVTLSGRINGRDFSFVRAALRAGAGVGSLPAFMATEDLAAGRLVRVLPSFGRAVGVLFVVYPAARHVPRKVIAFRDFVLESLGGATDSFGRAR; encoded by the coding sequence ATGCTGGACGAGATCGAGGTGTTCGTCGAGGTGGTCGAGGCGGGGTCGTTCGCGGCGGCGGCGCGGCGGCGCGGGGTGCCGAAGTCGACGTTGAGCCGGGCCGTGGACAGGCTCGAGGACACGCTCAAGGCGCGGCTGCTCGAGCGCTCGTCGCGCAAGCTCGTCCTGACCGACGCGGGCCAGGCGTTCGTCGCGCAGACGGCGCCCCACGTCGCGGGCCTTCGCGACGCGGCCAAGGCCGTCGGCGAGCGGAGCGGCACGCCCGAGGGGACCTTGCGCATCACGGCCCCGGGCGACGTGGGCGAGGCCTTTCTGGCGGAGCTGCTCGTGCGGTTCCTCGCGCGCCATCCGCTCGTGCGGGTCGACGTCGACCTGTCGTCGCAGCTGCGCAACCTGGTCGAGGCGGGGTTCGACGTCGGGCTGCGGGCCTCGACGCGCGGCGCCCTGGATCCCACGCTCGTGGCGCGGCGGGTGACGTCGATGGAGGCGCAGCTCTTCGCGTCGCCCGCCTACCTCGCGCGCCGCGGGACGCCGCGCACGCCCGAGGAGCTCGCCTCGCACGAGTGCGTCCTCTTCCGGAGCGAGGACGGGCGCAACGAGCTGACCCTCGACGGGCCCGACGGCACCAGCTCCGTGACGCTCTCGGGCCGCATCAACGGGCGCGATTTCTCGTTCGTGCGCGCGGCCCTGCGCGCGGGCGCGGGCGTCGGGAGCCTGCCCGCCTTCATGGCCACCGAGGACCTCGCCGCGGGCCGGCTCGTGCGCGTCTTGCCGAGCTTCGGCCGCGCGGTCGGTGTCCTCTTCGTCGTGTACCCGGCGGCGCGGCACGTGCCACGCAAGGTCATCGCGTTCCGCGACTTCGTGCTCGAGAGCCTCGGCGGCGCTACCGACTCCTTCGGGCGCGCCCGCTGA
- a CDS encoding DUF423 domain-containing protein has product MERISLMLAGALGFLGVALGAFGAHGLKNRLAGLSDGEQRLAWWNTGAQYHLLHALAIGLCAVRPAPAYPPSAVAPWLFVGGIALFSGSLYAMTLTGRRALGAVTPLGGLLMLAGWGALGLNALSAPG; this is encoded by the coding sequence ATGGAACGGATCTCCCTCATGCTCGCAGGCGCCCTCGGATTCCTCGGCGTCGCGCTCGGCGCCTTCGGCGCGCACGGCCTGAAAAACCGGCTGGCGGGGCTCTCGGACGGCGAGCAGCGGCTCGCCTGGTGGAATACCGGCGCGCAGTACCACCTCCTGCACGCGCTCGCGATTGGCCTTTGCGCGGTGCGGCCCGCGCCCGCCTACCCGCCGAGCGCCGTGGCTCCATGGCTCTTCGTCGGCGGGATCGCGCTCTTCTCCGGCAGCCTTTACGCGATGACGTTGACGGGTCGCCGCGCGCTCGGCGCGGTGACGCCGCTCGGCGGGCTGCTCATGCTCGCGGGCTGGGGCGCGCTCGGGCTCAATGCGCTCTCGGCGCCGGGTTGA
- the gspC gene encoding type II secretion system protein GspC, translated as MGLDAHLKRWFPAVLALLVAVAAYFQASGMGQIVASSVLLDPSSMPPPPAPPPAAAGHASFGNERSTNGMPILSRNPFDSVTGPLDGSNAPPPSADALPPVSTDPYEDPVCDGGKVLLITESDDEDWSFVSLAGADGKSVMRRRGDEFGGRTVHAIAWDRVWLMQGGTRCQMKLHDDGGPKVASGAGVSGPKTDGSDTPAPPRRGGAATLPPEIAEKIRKTGENTFDVDRSAISAIMERQGDLMRSVRIAPQKQDGKTVGLRVSGVRPGSLLGTLGVQNGDQLQGINGMDISDPQKALEAYARLQMADKISVQVVRGGKPMTIDVNIK; from the coding sequence ATGGGACTCGACGCCCACCTCAAGCGATGGTTCCCCGCCGTGCTCGCGCTGCTCGTCGCGGTTGCGGCCTACTTCCAGGCCTCGGGCATGGGACAGATCGTCGCGTCGAGCGTGCTGCTCGATCCCTCGTCGATGCCGCCCCCGCCCGCGCCTCCGCCTGCGGCGGCCGGGCATGCGTCGTTCGGTAACGAACGCAGCACGAACGGCATGCCCATTCTCTCGCGCAATCCCTTCGACTCCGTGACGGGCCCGCTCGACGGCTCCAATGCGCCGCCGCCGAGCGCCGACGCGCTGCCGCCCGTCTCGACCGATCCCTACGAAGATCCGGTCTGCGACGGCGGCAAGGTCCTGCTCATCACGGAGTCGGACGACGAGGACTGGTCGTTCGTGTCGCTCGCGGGCGCGGACGGCAAATCGGTGATGCGCCGCCGCGGCGACGAATTCGGCGGCCGCACGGTCCACGCGATCGCCTGGGACCGCGTCTGGCTCATGCAGGGCGGCACGCGCTGCCAGATGAAGCTGCACGACGACGGCGGCCCGAAGGTGGCCTCGGGCGCGGGCGTCTCGGGCCCCAAGACCGACGGGAGCGACACGCCGGCGCCTCCTCGCCGCGGAGGCGCCGCCACGCTGCCGCCCGAGATCGCCGAGAAGATCCGCAAGACCGGCGAGAACACCTTCGACGTCGACCGCTCGGCGATCAGCGCGATCATGGAGCGGCAGGGCGATCTGATGCGATCGGTGCGCATCGCGCCGCAGAAGCAGGACGGCAAGACCGTGGGCCTGCGCGTCTCCGGCGTCCGGCCCGGCTCGCTGCTCGGCACGCTCGGCGTGCAGAACGGCGACCAGCTCCAGGGCATCAACGGCATGGACATCAGCGACCCGCAGAAGGCGCTCGAGGCCTACGCGCGGCTTCAGATGGCCGATAAGATCAGCGTGCAGGTGGTGCGGGGCGGAAAGCCCATGACGATCGACGTCAACATCAAGTAG
- a CDS encoding LamB/YcsF family protein → MRAVLLNITMGERPDEPAELYKFATMVSIACGGNGVDERSIRRAMTGARDAWAKVVAHVSFPCDADGRLPRGTEAEAVRDAMREQCAAVLRVAEWQGARIYAVKPHEALLEAACEERRIADAVLDGAFEGLGMEVPLVGPFEGTMLDYVRQGNLDYLREAFADRMYRADGMLCPRNEEGALVVDPQAAAEQALKLARSGKYDAICVHSDTPGAVAVAGTVRTALESQGLLSK, encoded by the coding sequence ATGCGTGCCGTCCTGCTGAACATCACCATGGGCGAACGGCCCGACGAGCCCGCGGAGCTGTACAAGTTCGCCACCATGGTGAGCATCGCATGCGGCGGAAACGGCGTGGACGAGCGCTCGATCCGGCGCGCGATGACGGGCGCGCGCGACGCGTGGGCGAAGGTCGTGGCGCACGTGTCGTTCCCGTGCGACGCCGACGGCCGCCTTCCCCGCGGCACCGAGGCCGAGGCGGTGCGCGACGCGATGCGCGAGCAGTGCGCGGCCGTCTTGCGCGTGGCCGAGTGGCAAGGCGCGCGCATCTACGCGGTCAAGCCCCACGAGGCGCTGCTCGAGGCCGCGTGTGAGGAGCGGCGGATCGCCGACGCGGTGCTCGACGGCGCGTTCGAGGGGCTCGGGATGGAGGTGCCCCTCGTCGGGCCCTTCGAGGGCACGATGCTCGACTACGTGCGCCAGGGCAACCTCGACTATCTCCGCGAGGCGTTCGCCGATCGGATGTACCGCGCCGACGGCATGCTCTGCCCGCGCAACGAGGAAGGCGCGCTCGTCGTCGATCCGCAAGCCGCGGCCGAGCAGGCGCTCAAGCTCGCGCGCTCGGGCAAGTACGACGCGATCTGCGTCCACTCGGATACGCCCGGCGCCGTGGCCGTGGCGGGCACGGTGCGCACGGCGCTCGAGAGCCAGGGCCTGCTCTCCAAGTAG
- a CDS encoding AAA family ATPase: MDPQRLVASWLDGRARAGADGSLALAPRRSAGLSGKLRRAYAFITESAIVCPYLDIELGEASPVGRPEARVSLHRAAYASYVLIPLLNLVTSQRLLFVGGPGRGKTTMATLMAALAGIPLAEIRTIVQHGHPQLTIADLLGSPLPSDLVRAEEARQIRVQWRRWIGMRVKIIDEYNRIPTKTQSALLSLMAEGYAESFEQVVHAGKSAWYLTANDDAGGGTFQVIEALKDRIDVMVRAAPFHSRSLAALEERVASGKPPETTVPGDVIFSPEELDQAESEIRALPVPAAVLDVLGLLAGQLDFCRRASDALEGRNKDTLHLAGKKVASVCNEDCPLDKQVHLCTQTENGISARAFQAILLFSKALAYFRGRPEVSTEDVRVILPFALGGKLHANPQSAFFQKDEHRTLLLDKTSWIQRLFDQALAQHAAYRPLRESVRDARAEAEGGAVGMTAAELRRRMGRVQRLLEDVLRQADLTGLVYDDVILLKSIHEGYQKRLVAAERLEGDKEGP; encoded by the coding sequence ATGGATCCTCAGCGCCTCGTCGCATCCTGGCTCGATGGCCGCGCGCGCGCCGGCGCGGACGGCTCGCTCGCCCTCGCGCCCCGGCGCAGCGCGGGCCTGTCGGGCAAGCTCCGCCGCGCCTACGCCTTCATCACCGAGAGCGCGATCGTCTGCCCCTACCTCGACATCGAGCTCGGCGAAGCCTCGCCCGTGGGCCGCCCCGAGGCGCGCGTCTCGCTCCACCGCGCCGCCTACGCCTCGTACGTGCTCATCCCGCTCCTGAACCTCGTCACCTCGCAGCGCCTTCTCTTCGTGGGCGGGCCTGGGCGCGGCAAAACCACGATGGCGACGCTCATGGCCGCGCTCGCCGGCATCCCGCTCGCCGAGATTCGCACCATCGTCCAGCACGGCCACCCCCAGCTCACCATCGCCGATCTGCTCGGCAGCCCCTTGCCGAGCGATCTCGTGCGCGCCGAGGAGGCGCGGCAAATTCGCGTGCAGTGGCGCCGGTGGATCGGGATGCGCGTGAAGATCATCGACGAGTACAACCGCATCCCCACGAAGACGCAATCGGCATTGCTGTCGCTCATGGCCGAGGGCTATGCCGAGAGCTTCGAGCAGGTGGTGCACGCGGGGAAATCGGCCTGGTATCTCACGGCGAACGACGACGCGGGAGGCGGCACGTTCCAGGTGATCGAGGCGCTCAAGGACCGCATCGACGTGATGGTGCGCGCCGCGCCCTTTCATTCGCGCTCGCTCGCCGCACTGGAGGAGCGCGTCGCCTCGGGCAAACCCCCCGAGACGACCGTGCCCGGCGACGTCATTTTCTCGCCCGAGGAGCTCGATCAGGCCGAATCGGAGATCCGCGCCCTGCCCGTGCCCGCCGCGGTGCTCGACGTCCTCGGCCTGCTCGCCGGGCAGCTCGATTTCTGCCGCCGCGCCTCCGACGCGCTCGAGGGGCGCAACAAGGACACCCTGCACCTCGCGGGCAAGAAGGTCGCGAGCGTGTGCAACGAGGATTGCCCGCTCGACAAGCAGGTGCACCTGTGCACGCAGACCGAGAATGGCATCTCGGCCCGCGCATTCCAGGCGATCCTGCTCTTCTCCAAGGCGCTCGCCTATTTCCGCGGCAGGCCCGAGGTCTCGACCGAGGACGTGCGCGTCATTCTGCCCTTCGCGCTCGGCGGCAAGCTCCACGCGAACCCCCAGAGCGCGTTCTTCCAGAAAGACGAGCACAGGACGCTCCTCCTCGATAAAACGAGCTGGATCCAGCGCCTCTTCGACCAGGCCCTCGCGCAGCACGCCGCGTACCGCCCCTTGCGCGAGTCCGTGCGCGACGCGCGCGCCGAGGCCGAGGGAGGCGCGGTCGGCATGACGGCGGCCGAGCTGCGGCGCCGGATGGGCCGGGTGCAAAGGCTGCTCGAGGACGTGCTCCGTCAGGCCGATTTGACGGGCCTCGTTTACGACGACGTCATCCTGTTGAAGAGCATTCACGAGGGCTACCAGAAGCGCCTCGTCGCCGCCGAGCGCCTCGAGGGCGACAAGGAGGGGCCGTGA
- a CDS encoding type II toxin-antitoxin system RelE/ParE family toxin, whose amino-acid sequence MKIVVHDEAGAELSAAAEWYEQEREGLGDDLLAEADRVLDAIAASPSTWPFAPGSKAVRRFLFTRFPYVAYFVTRGDLVLVVAFGHTSRRPGYWRHRLKQ is encoded by the coding sequence ATGAAAATCGTCGTCCACGACGAGGCGGGTGCGGAGCTGTCCGCGGCCGCGGAATGGTACGAGCAAGAGCGGGAGGGGCTGGGGGACGATCTACTGGCCGAGGCCGACCGCGTGCTCGATGCAATCGCGGCAAGCCCGAGCACGTGGCCATTCGCTCCGGGCAGCAAGGCCGTCCGCCGGTTCCTGTTCACGCGATTCCCGTACGTCGCCTACTTCGTCACCCGGGGAGATCTCGTCCTCGTGGTGGCGTTCGGCCACACGAGCCGAAGGCCTGGTTACTGGCGGCATCGACTGAAGCAATGA
- a CDS encoding addiction module protein, with the protein MSSRNAVLAQALQLPPEERADVAKHLLESLDEPADENVEAAWMAEVERRLQDVDRGTAKLEPWEVVRERIATRLRTTRK; encoded by the coding sequence ATGTCGTCCAGGAACGCCGTGCTTGCACAAGCCCTGCAACTTCCGCCGGAAGAACGCGCAGACGTCGCCAAGCACTTGCTCGAAAGCCTCGACGAGCCGGCGGACGAGAACGTCGAGGCTGCCTGGATGGCCGAGGTCGAGCGGCGCCTGCAGGACGTCGATCGCGGTACGGCGAAGCTCGAGCCCTGGGAGGTCGTTCGAGAGCGGATCGCAACGCGGCTGCGCACGACGCGCAAATGA
- a CDS encoding PAS domain S-box protein, which yields MSIVEASSAPAPARANTGGGEVAALVRSKDWSRTPLGPRERWSQSLRTTVDTMLGQPIPMCLLWGPELVQIYNEGYRMIAGAKHPDALGMPTRQCWPEVAHITRQLHERVLQGESIRLQDQPMTTMRSGAPEEIFLTVSYGPVRDDDGSIGGVLCIVFDTTQQVVGGKQAEEALRLSEERFQAAFEQSIMGMVLTDLDGRIQRANAAFCALVGRPIEELRGIDSRSFTHPQDVALNVDVLGRLKARSAPSNVYQKRYVRKDGTIVHAQVSISSVRDAAGTPVGLIAIVDDISERKRAEEGLARVAEQRRIALDAAQMGWWHFDLATGDVIFDEQAKVIFGITGDRTEYSGVLGFLHPDDRAMVDAAVKAGIDPVAPKPYSIEYRVLLPHGAVRWVHARGQAYFEGEGAERRATSFVGVVADITDTKAAQDALRESEARFRQLADAMPQMVFAASPDGHVDYFNRQWYAYTGLPEGEVGYESWKHVHTEEGLARANQAWPEALRTGNTYEIEYRLRRHDGQYRWHLGRAEPVRDEAGNIVRWYGTNTDIHDHKMAEEALRRSRAQVEQSEQRLRAVVEATPECVKIVTPEGAMTYMNPAGLRMIEAEDMASVNGACVFNLVVPEHRAEWQERHARICAGEKLSWQFEITGLKGTRRWMETHAVPLLLPDGRTGQLGVTREITARKLAEGERERLLERERAARVEAETLAEVGRLLSGELDLASLVQKVTDDTTQLTRAQFGAFFYNVIDNDGQSYSLYTLSGVPRERFASFPMPRNTEVFGPTFRGEGVVRLDDVTKDPRYGKNPPYHGMPKGHLPVRSYLAVPVVSRSGEVLGGLFFGHEETSVFTERDERIVLGIAAQAAVAMDNARLYDALRSSNAATAQSLAQLRAVVGSMAEGVVLADPGGNFVQWNEAALRMHGYASVEQVLSHYARFGEQFELRTVNGEPVALPDWPLSKVLRGESFSGFEVTLYRRADGEARIVSYSGTPIRDESGNLVLALLTLHDMTQERRAQAALRESEERLRTILEQAPLAVGIAEAPSGKFRFANPQVNAIIGRTPLSEGIEAYSADWRGYHLDGRPYLPEEWPLARAIRNGEVVRNEVVEIEHGDGHRVQISINAAPVLAADGTVMAGVVMFLDVTEQRRYAQEREELLASERAARAEAERASRLKDDFLATVSHELRTPLNAILGYAQLLRHGVMPAHKVSDGLEVIERNARIQTQIIEDILDMSRIVSGKMRLDVQRVELSSVIEAAMDTVRPAADARGIRLIKTLDPLTGPIAGDPSRLQQVVWNLLTNAIKFTPKGGLVQVVLERINSHLEVSVSDNGPGIKPEFLPHVFDKFRQADASTTRKHGGLGLGLAIVRNLVEMHGGSVRVHSEGEGKGATFTVALPVSAVHASPESEERVHPRSPSMGMPLRDRPSLSSVTVLVVDDEPDARELVRRLLEDCGARVTTAGSAQEALDLLDRERVDVLVSDIGMPGEDGYELVRRVRARGPGRQGGVPAAALTAFARSEDRTRALRAGYQTHISKPVEPMELLFAVASLAGKTGSA from the coding sequence ATGAGCATCGTCGAAGCCAGTTCAGCACCTGCGCCCGCGAGGGCGAACACCGGCGGCGGTGAGGTGGCGGCGCTGGTGCGGTCGAAGGACTGGTCGCGCACGCCCCTCGGGCCGCGCGAGCGCTGGTCGCAGAGCCTCCGAACGACGGTGGACACGATGCTGGGTCAGCCGATCCCCATGTGCCTTCTGTGGGGGCCGGAGCTGGTGCAGATCTACAACGAAGGCTACCGCATGATCGCAGGCGCCAAGCACCCCGACGCGCTCGGGATGCCGACGCGCCAGTGCTGGCCCGAGGTCGCACACATCACGCGCCAGCTCCACGAGCGGGTGCTGCAGGGCGAATCCATCCGCCTGCAAGACCAGCCCATGACCACGATGCGGAGCGGGGCGCCGGAGGAGATTTTTCTCACCGTCTCCTATGGCCCCGTGCGCGACGACGACGGGAGCATCGGCGGCGTCCTCTGCATCGTCTTCGACACGACCCAGCAGGTCGTCGGCGGCAAGCAGGCCGAAGAGGCGCTGCGGCTGAGCGAGGAGCGATTCCAGGCCGCGTTCGAGCAATCGATCATGGGGATGGTCCTGACCGACCTCGACGGCCGCATCCAGCGGGCCAATGCGGCCTTCTGCGCGCTCGTCGGGCGGCCCATCGAGGAGCTGCGCGGGATCGACTCGAGGTCGTTCACGCACCCGCAGGACGTGGCGCTGAACGTGGACGTCCTCGGCCGGCTCAAGGCCCGATCGGCGCCCAGCAACGTCTACCAGAAGCGCTACGTCCGCAAGGACGGCACGATCGTCCACGCCCAGGTCAGCATCTCGTCCGTACGGGATGCCGCAGGGACGCCCGTCGGCCTCATCGCCATCGTCGACGACATCAGCGAGCGCAAGCGGGCGGAGGAGGGGCTCGCGCGGGTGGCCGAGCAGCGCAGGATCGCGCTCGACGCCGCACAGATGGGCTGGTGGCACTTCGACCTGGCCACCGGCGACGTCATCTTCGACGAGCAGGCCAAGGTGATCTTCGGCATCACCGGCGATCGCACCGAGTACAGCGGCGTGCTCGGCTTCCTCCACCCCGACGACCGCGCGATGGTCGACGCGGCGGTCAAGGCCGGCATCGATCCCGTCGCCCCGAAGCCGTACTCGATCGAATACCGTGTTCTCCTCCCGCACGGCGCGGTGCGCTGGGTGCACGCGCGGGGGCAGGCCTATTTCGAGGGCGAAGGCGCCGAGCGCCGGGCGACGAGCTTCGTCGGCGTCGTGGCAGACATCACGGACACGAAGGCGGCGCAGGACGCGCTGCGCGAGAGCGAGGCCAGGTTCCGCCAGCTCGCCGACGCGATGCCGCAAATGGTGTTCGCGGCGAGCCCGGACGGGCACGTCGATTACTTCAATCGGCAATGGTACGCGTACACCGGCCTGCCCGAAGGGGAGGTCGGCTACGAGAGCTGGAAGCACGTCCACACCGAGGAGGGCCTCGCGCGGGCGAACCAGGCGTGGCCCGAGGCGCTGCGGACGGGCAACACCTACGAGATCGAATACCGCCTGCGCCGCCACGACGGGCAATACCGCTGGCACCTCGGCCGCGCCGAGCCGGTGCGCGACGAGGCCGGCAACATCGTCCGATGGTACGGCACGAACACGGACATTCACGACCACAAGATGGCCGAGGAGGCCCTGCGCCGTAGCCGCGCGCAGGTGGAGCAGAGCGAGCAGCGGCTGCGGGCCGTGGTCGAGGCGACGCCGGAGTGCGTGAAGATCGTCACCCCCGAGGGGGCCATGACGTACATGAACCCGGCCGGCCTTCGCATGATCGAGGCCGAAGACATGGCGTCGGTGAATGGCGCGTGCGTCTTCAACCTGGTCGTCCCCGAGCACCGGGCCGAGTGGCAGGAGCGGCACGCCCGGATCTGCGCGGGCGAGAAGCTGAGCTGGCAATTCGAGATCACCGGCCTGAAAGGGACGCGACGGTGGATGGAGACCCACGCGGTCCCGCTGCTGCTGCCCGACGGGCGCACCGGGCAGCTCGGCGTGACCCGCGAGATCACGGCGCGAAAGCTGGCCGAGGGCGAGCGGGAGCGGCTCCTCGAGCGCGAGCGCGCGGCCCGCGTCGAGGCCGAGACCCTGGCGGAGGTCGGACGGCTGCTCAGCGGGGAGCTCGACCTCGCGTCGCTGGTCCAGAAGGTCACGGACGACACGACCCAGCTCACGCGGGCGCAGTTCGGCGCGTTCTTTTACAACGTCATCGACAACGACGGGCAATCGTATTCGCTCTACACGCTGTCGGGCGTGCCGCGAGAGAGGTTCGCGTCGTTCCCGATGCCCCGCAACACCGAGGTCTTCGGCCCGACGTTCCGTGGCGAAGGCGTGGTCCGGCTCGACGACGTGACGAAAGATCCGCGATACGGGAAAAACCCCCCGTACCACGGAATGCCGAAGGGGCACCTGCCGGTCAGGAGCTACCTCGCGGTCCCCGTGGTCTCCCGCTCGGGCGAGGTCCTCGGCGGGCTGTTCTTCGGCCATGAAGAGACCAGCGTCTTCACCGAGCGCGACGAGCGGATCGTGCTCGGCATCGCCGCCCAGGCGGCGGTCGCGATGGACAACGCCCGCCTTTACGACGCCCTGCGCAGCAGCAATGCGGCCACCGCGCAGAGCCTCGCGCAGCTTCGGGCCGTGGTCGGCAGCATGGCCGAGGGCGTGGTCCTGGCCGATCCGGGGGGCAATTTCGTGCAGTGGAACGAGGCCGCGCTGCGCATGCACGGATACGCGAGCGTCGAGCAGGTCCTCTCCCATTACGCACGGTTCGGCGAGCAATTCGAGCTGAGAACGGTGAACGGCGAGCCCGTCGCCCTCCCTGATTGGCCGCTGTCGAAGGTGCTGCGCGGCGAGAGCTTCTCGGGGTTCGAGGTGACGCTCTACCGCCGCGCCGACGGCGAGGCGCGGATCGTCAGCTACAGCGGCACGCCCATCCGGGACGAGAGCGGCAATCTCGTCCTCGCCCTGTTGACCCTGCACGACATGACCCAGGAGCGGCGCGCGCAGGCGGCGCTGCGCGAGAGCGAGGAGCGGCTGCGGACGATCCTCGAGCAGGCCCCGCTTGCCGTCGGCATTGCCGAGGCCCCGAGCGGCAAGTTCCGTTTCGCCAACCCGCAGGTGAACGCGATCATCGGCCGGACGCCGCTGTCCGAGGGGATCGAGGCGTACAGCGCCGACTGGCGTGGCTACCACCTCGACGGGCGCCCCTACTTGCCCGAAGAGTGGCCGCTCGCGCGCGCCATTCGCAATGGCGAGGTCGTGCGGAACGAGGTGGTCGAGATCGAGCACGGCGACGGTCACCGCGTCCAGATCTCGATCAACGCCGCGCCTGTGCTCGCCGCGGACGGCACCGTCATGGCGGGCGTGGTCATGTTCCTCGACGTGACCGAGCAGCGCCGTTATGCGCAAGAGCGGGAAGAGCTGCTCGCGAGCGAGCGCGCCGCCCGCGCCGAGGCCGAGCGCGCGAGCCGATTGAAGGACGACTTCCTCGCCACCGTCTCGCACGAGCTGCGCACGCCGCTGAACGCGATTCTCGGGTACGCGCAGCTCTTGCGGCACGGGGTGATGCCGGCGCACAAGGTCTCCGACGGGCTCGAGGTCATCGAGCGCAATGCGAGGATCCAGACGCAGATCATCGAGGACATCCTCGACATGAGCCGCATCGTGAGCGGCAAGATGCGGCTCGACGTGCAGCGGGTGGAGCTTTCGTCGGTGATCGAGGCGGCCATGGACACGGTGCGGCCGGCGGCCGACGCCAGGGGCATTCGTCTGATCAAGACGCTCGACCCGCTGACGGGGCCGATCGCGGGCGACCCGAGCCGGCTGCAGCAGGTGGTCTGGAACCTGCTCACCAACGCGATCAAATTCACGCCCAAGGGCGGCCTCGTCCAGGTGGTGCTCGAGAGGATCAATTCGCACCTCGAGGTGTCGGTCAGCGACAATGGGCCGGGGATCAAGCCGGAGTTTCTGCCCCACGTATTCGACAAGTTCCGGCAGGCCGACGCGTCGACCACGCGCAAGCACGGCGGACTCGGGCTGGGTCTGGCCATCGTCAGAAACCTCGTCGAGATGCACGGCGGCAGCGTCCGGGTGCATAGCGAGGGGGAAGGGAAGGGCGCGACGTTCACGGTGGCCCTGCCCGTCTCGGCGGTGCACGCCTCGCCGGAGAGCGAGGAGCGCGTCCACCCGCGCTCGCCCTCCATGGGAATGCCGCTGCGGGACCGGCCCTCGCTGAGCTCGGTCACCGTCCTGGTGGTGGACGACGAGCCCGACGCGCGGGAGCTGGTGCGGCGCCTGCTCGAGGATTGCGGGGCGCGGGTGACGACGGCCGGGTCCGCGCAGGAGGCGCTGGATCTCCTGGACCGCGAGCGCGTGGACGTGCTCGTCAGTGACATCGGCATGCCCGGCGAGGACGGCTACGAGCTGGTCCGGCGCGTGCGCGCGCGCGGTCCCGGGCGGCAAGGGGGCGTTCCGGCGGCTGCGCTCACCGCGTTCGCGCGCTCCGAGGACCGGACGCGCGCGCTACGGGCGGGCTATCAGACGCACATCTCGAAGCCGGTGGAGCCGATGGAGCTTCTGTTCGCCGTCGCGAGCCTGGCAGGCAAGACCGGCAGCGCCTGA
- a CDS encoding pirin family protein — translation MNENVVKKVAPLGFPWQTPDPFLFCVHHDDAYPAGNAQMGPAASLAGRNIGSDFAGKDGWRMYHGDVVPGFPQHPHRGFETVTVVRRGLVDHADSLGAAARYGKGDVQWLTAGKGIVHAEMFPLLERSSANPLELFQIWLNLPSADKLAEPHFSMFWAHTVPKHVALDEAGRATEVTVIAGALGDARPQAPPPKSWASRADTEVAIWTIKMAPGARFTLPAASRGVNRTLYFFRGKGLRIGDRAIPARHAVELRAEAEAHLENGPDEGEILILQGRPIGEPVAQQGPFVMNSLAEVQQAYADYRRTRFGGWPWPSDGPVHGAEDGRFARHADGRVEKAG, via the coding sequence ATGAACGAGAATGTCGTGAAGAAGGTCGCACCGCTCGGATTCCCGTGGCAGACGCCCGATCCGTTCCTCTTCTGCGTGCACCACGACGACGCCTACCCGGCCGGCAACGCGCAGATGGGCCCGGCGGCGTCGCTCGCGGGCCGCAACATCGGCAGCGATTTTGCGGGCAAGGATGGCTGGCGCATGTACCACGGCGACGTGGTGCCGGGCTTCCCGCAGCACCCGCACCGGGGCTTCGAGACCGTGACCGTGGTGCGCCGGGGCCTCGTGGATCACGCCGACTCGCTGGGCGCCGCCGCGCGCTACGGCAAGGGCGACGTCCAGTGGCTCACGGCGGGCAAGGGCATCGTGCACGCGGAGATGTTCCCGCTGCTCGAGCGCTCCTCGGCGAACCCGCTCGAGCTGTTCCAGATCTGGCTGAACCTGCCGAGCGCGGACAAGCTCGCGGAGCCGCATTTCTCGATGTTCTGGGCCCACACGGTCCCCAAGCACGTGGCGCTGGACGAGGCCGGGAGGGCGACCGAGGTGACGGTGATCGCGGGCGCGCTGGGCGACGCGAGGCCGCAGGCGCCTCCGCCGAAGTCGTGGGCGTCGCGCGCGGACACGGAGGTGGCGATCTGGACGATCAAGATGGCGCCCGGAGCGCGCTTCACGCTGCCTGCGGCCTCGCGCGGGGTGAACCGGACGCTCTACTTTTTCCGCGGCAAGGGGCTGCGGATCGGCGATCGCGCGATCCCGGCCCGTCACGCGGTGGAGCTGCGCGCCGAGGCCGAGGCGCACCTGGAGAACGGGCCTGACGAGGGGGAGATCCTGATCCTGCAGGGCCGACCGATCGGCGAGCCGGTCGCGCAGCAGGGGCCGTTCGTGATGAACTCGCTCGCGGAGGTGCAGCAGGCGTACGCCGACTACCGGCGAACGCGCTTCGGGGGCTGGCCGTGGCCGAGCGACGGGCCGGTGCACGGCGCCGAGGACGGGCGGTTCGCGAGGCACGCGGATGGGCGGGTGGAGAAGGCGGGATGA